In one window of Mesoplodon densirostris isolate mMesDen1 chromosome 4, mMesDen1 primary haplotype, whole genome shotgun sequence DNA:
- the LOC132487479 gene encoding small ubiquitin-related modifier 1-like, producing the protein MSDREAKPSTEDLGDKKEGEYIKLKVTGQERSEIYFKVKMTTHLKKLKESYCQRQEVPMNSPRFLFEGQRIADNHTPKELGIEGEDVIEVYQEQTGGHSTV; encoded by the coding sequence atgtCTGACCGGGAGGCAAAACCTTCAACTGAGGATTTGGGGGATAAGAAGGAAGGAGAATATATTAAACTCAAAGTCACAGGACAGGAGAGAAGTGAGATTTACTTCAAAGTGAAAATGACAACACATCTCAAGAAACTCAAAGAATCATACTGTCAAAGACAGGAAGTTCCCATGAATTCACCCAGGTTTCTCTTTGAAGGTCAGAGAATTGCTGATAATCATACTCCAAAAGAACTGGGAATAGAGGGAGAAGATGTGATTGAAGTTTATCAGGAACAAACAGGGGGTCATTCAACAGTTtag